The region CCTGGGCCCAGTGTGGCATCCAGCAGcatccccagcccccactcactCAACGCCACAAGAACCCCCAGTGGGGgagcgggagggtcagagggagaagcaggctccccgcggagcagggagcccgatgcggggctcgatcccaccatctggagatcgtgacctgagctgaaggcagacgctcaacctactgagccacccagttgtccctaTGCCAGAGGTTTTCACCCCAAGCCACCGTCAGGTTGGCAAATACGGGCTTGGCTGCTAACCTGAGGACTCGCAAGCTGCAAACATGTGAACTCTGTCCACAAGCCTACATTTTATTGCCTAACTAGTTTTGCTTCACCTTGAACTTGGAACGTGAGTCTCCTCTGAAGCAGCTTCGCCATCCCTTTGGTCCTCAGCGTGCACCCAGATAAACCTGTGACACACGTGGTCACTGGATGTTTGATGAGGTTTATGTTGTGACTCTCTGCCATTGGCCCACCCCCAGAGCTGAAAGCAAGCTTAGCGCCTTATTTTGCACACGGGGAACCTGAGGCTGGTGGGAGAGGTCTTGCCCAGGGTCCTCTGTGGGGAGTTTAGGGACCTAGGGTTGCCACCCATGATTCGAGGGACCTCCCTGACATCAAGGAATGAATAAGAGGCTCTGTGGCTTGGCTGGGGGAGCGGAAGTAGGGTTGGGAATCAAGGGTGGCCTGATCCAGGGACTCGGAGGGTTAGGGAAGTGACAGGGATGGGGAGCCCAGGAGTCagccaggagctggggctggggggagaacTCATGTGTCACCATGGCAATGTGAGCCCCCAGGGAGGGTGTGGACCTGGGTTGGAGGGTCCCAGAAGCAGCCGAGCTAGAAAGAGAAGACGGCCCAGGCTCCGCTCTGACATCAACTGCAAATTTGGGCATTCCCCAAACCACCTTCAGGTTGGAGAATTCTCTGGAGgggactcacagaactcactgaaCACAGGGAAAGGCTGTACAGGGCACTGGGGCTGAGGGAGGTGCCCAGGGGTGGAGTCAGCAGAGACACGGGAGCTGGCCTCCTGCCACATCTGGCCTGACCCGCGTGGCTGATCTCAGTCTCAGGTCCACTGATTCAGGGCCCCAAGGCTTGGTCTCGCTGGTATCAGGCGTGTTAAGGTTCACCTCCCAGGCCCCTCTGGACAAGGTTAAATTCTGGGCCAGCTCTGCCGGGACCAGGTTTGGGAGCCACGCCTGTACGCCTCAGAccttgcccccagccccacccgcACGGTGTAGAGTGCGGGGTCCTGGGCGGAAACCGATTCCCAGAAGAGCCAGGCCCGAGGGCAGGCAGGGCCTGGAAGGCTGGGGGTCAGTGCCGCTCATGAGAAGGAGACTGTGGGTGTGTGGCAAGAGGGGGGACGGCAGCGCGGGTAAGGTGGAAGCCTTCGGGTCTGCGCCCAGCACCGGTAGGAACTGCCTTCCTGCCACCTGCTGGCTGGGTTTGCCcccctgtgcttcagtttccccatgtgtgaGGAGGGTCAGCAGACTTGCTGCATGTGGGCCAGGCTTCGCCATCCATTTTGGGCTTAATATATGGGCCCTGCACGGTATGTGCATATCTTATGTAATGCTGGAGTGGAGTAGCATCTCCATggtacagaaggggaaactgagcccCAGGGAGCCTGCAAGCAGCGGAGCCAGACTCCAGCCGCAGTCCGCTAGCCAGAAACCCAGGCAGCGGGAGGGGCGAGagaggcgccccccccccccgcccccgtgggGAGGAGGGCATGCAAACGCGGGTCCTTCCATCCCTGCGGTTCCTTTTTACCGAGGTCGTTTCCTCCTCCGGGTCCCCAGAGCCTGCTagggcagcccctccctcccagccgcTGAGGAGctgaggagaaaacagaagcttAATTGAATCCCACACTGGAGGGAGGGTGCAGGCagctggagggaggagcaggtgctGCTGGGAGagccgccctcccccccccccacccccgccctcgCACCAGGAGGCCGAGGGAGAGCCCGGCCTCGGTGGGTCTGATGGTAGCCTATAATTATTAGCCTAATGTGATTATATTAATTATCATCGCAATATTGTGCCTGCTTCCGCGGAGCGTGCCTGAGCATTGAGCCCTTCTTCCCACAAAGGAGCCTGGACCTCATCACAACCCAAGCATATTGTGCATGGGGCAGCTGAGACTCAGACATGCCATGTGACGTGCCCAAGGCCACACCGCCTGCAGAGTGGAGAATGGGGGGCTTGAATTCCACCTCGGAGCCTTCCACTTGCACTTCTCCCAGACGAGGGTTCAGAACTCTGggcccagggaggtgggaggcaggtaCGACACAAGCAAAGGTCCTGGGGAAGGGGCGTGAGCCACACGGTGGGGCAGGCACAGGGTGGGTCTCCAATGCGGGGATATGGGGCCATGGGGACCCCCATACCCAAGCCCCTTTCCTCCACCTCAGGAAGGTCCTCGCTGCCCCAGGACCCCTTCCCTGCTCAGATTCTGCCCCTTCTGCAAAGCCCTCCTTGATCAGTGCCCTGAGGGAGCGCCCTCGGTTGCCATCATTCCCAGCTCGGTGGGACATACAAACCCCAGGCCTTCCGGGGGCTGCCTGCCTTCTGCTTTCCCATGTCAGACTGCGACAGCCCTAGGTCAGCGTTGTTTCTATTTCCCCAGACTGAAGATCTGCTGTCTAATGTCAAACTGGTTTAAGCCAAGAAGGGACTTTATTGGCCCTCTGGACTGAAATGGCATGCAGTTATGGACTTCAGGCACAGCCAGATCCAGGTGCCCACAAGGTGAGCAGGCACTGGACTCCTCCTCTCCTGGCTCTGTTGTGTGTGGCCTATGCTGGCTCCACTCAGAGAAAGGGGCAGCATTTCGTGATTGGCACCCAGTTGGGTGCCTACTGCTGGCGGGGGCCCTGGATGTCCCTGGCTCTCCTGAGAGTAGCTACATTTGCGGTGGCGGCCAGGCTGCAAGGAGAGAGGACTGATGCCTCCCCTGGTTGCACCCTGGGCTGAGCGCTGGGTGCAAACACAGACCATCCTGCTCAGATTGCTGTCACAGGCAGTAGAGGGGGATCTGACCTCAATGGGGTATGGGTTGCCCTGGGAAAGAGAAGGGGGTTGAGACCTAAAGGCAGAATGGAGCACTCGGCAAGGGTGTTTCCCGCGAGGAGCCAGCACGCAGACAGGAGGAAGGAGTCTTCTCAGGCTGCTGGTCCCATTTGGGTATGTCCTTTCGGGTGTCCTGAGGAATGGCCAGTCAcagcacacacacgtgcacatgcatgaCATAGCTTGTTACTGACTTgcacagagaaacacacacacaccacccatgTAGACATGAGAGCGTGCGGGCACACATGCATGCTAACACACGCACATGGCCACACCGGCGTGCATGCGTGCCTTCACGTGCTTGCACCTGCACTGTGTCTTGTGTGCATACAAACAGGGCTGCACTCAGCATGCACGCGGCCACACGAATACACTCACATGTGTACAGAGGCACATGGCTGTGTACATGGCACACATGCGTGCATACACAGAcatgtgcgcacgcgcacacatgcacacaggctgCCCAGCAATCAGTGGCTAGCAGGGAAGAGGCAAGAAGGTACTTGGTTGCCCTGGCAACACATCCTGGGACCTGACCAGGCCTTGTTCTTGTGGCTCATCTGGCAGgctctcgggggtgggggggctgctcGGGACCCTAACCCCGCACAAAGGCTCCTGGTGGCTTTGTAATGGACAGTCTGGACCCCACGGGGCTAAGAGGAGAGAAAGCAGCCAGGCCCAGGGTCAGAGCAGGAGTCAGGGACCTGCACTGGGGAGACGCACACTGCCCTGGGAGACACAACTCAGTCCTGGGACCTGTGTGGGGGTACAGGGCCCTGCATGGGGGCACAGAGCACTCTCAGCCTGCCCAAGAATCCCAGAGGAAGCCAGCTCCAGTGCACAGGTCCGACGGGACCCCAGCTCTGAGCCAGCAGTGGGGGGTGACCCAGCCCAAGCCTGTCTGTGCTCCTGCCCTACTGTGCACGGGTTCAAGGCCCCCTCCTTTCTGGGGTTGCTCTGCTGTGAAGTGGGTGCACACATAGGAGGCCAGGCACACCCGGGGTGTAGGAGCTGCACGCAGTAGGGCCACATCCTGACCCTCCCACCTGGTTCCTGGGTTCTTTACCTGTGACTTGGGGCTTCCTTGCTGGCCCCAGGGGGGTCTTGTTTCCAGCATACAGCAGGAACCCAATAAATGCTCCCAGGCAGAAAGGCCGACTGCTCAGATGTGTTTGCTCCCCCCGCAGCCCCCCAGGCTGGCAGGACCCCCCCCAGGCCTCCCAGTTCTACGTGGAGGGCGTTGGCTGCACCAGGACAGGGCGGGCATGCCCAACACAGGCTTTGCTGAGTAAGGGGTAGCAGGGAGCACCTGCCGTCCCCTGGAACCCACGTCCCTGACCCTGCATGTCTTCCAGGCTGTGGTTCAGGTGTCCCTTCCTCCCGCCGTACCTCCCGACTCGATGAAATGATTCTGCTCCTGTCCCCAGCCTCCAGGGCTCACCTCTGGTCGGCACCACCTGGGAAGGCTTGTCTTTCCAGCTTTGCCTCATCTACCTCTTAATCCCagaactggggtgggggaagcacaGCTCCTTGTTGAGCAAGTCCGTGAAGGTGCAGCTGGCCTTCTTCGATTCTccgggcctcggtttccccatctgtcacaCAGAGCGAGTCAGGAGTAAACAGAGCCCACGTCAGCCCGGGCTCTGCGCTCCCTGAGACGGAGGAGGCCTGTGCTGACTGACCTGCTCTCCTCCTCACGATGTCCCCTCTCCAACCCCAGCCTCCTGTGACGGATGCCACCTCCCATCACGCCTCTGCTGGAAAGGGTTCCCCACATGTCTCGCCAACTCAGCCCTTCCACCGAAGGAGAACACGGGGAGGCAAGGTTGGGGAGCCCCGGCTAAACGCAGCAGCCCAAGTACCAGCTGTTCGTTaggggagagcaggggtggggtgaagGGTGGGTGGGACCCTCGCCCTTTACCGCAGGCTTCCAGTTCCCCAGTGACTCTGCAGGGGCCTAGGCATGGGGTCAAGCCACGGTTTTCCAATGACTCATCCGTTACTGGTCAGGCGCCTCGTGGGTGCCCAGCATGGTGTTGGAGCTGAGGGTACCACTGACCAAGATGAACCTGTCCCAAACCCAGCCGGCATGTGAGCTGAGATCCGATGCAGGACATACTGAGAAAAGTCCCCTTCTCCAGCAGAGAGGACagggaagcttcctggaggaggtaccATCTCAGCTGAAGCCTGAAAGTGCAGTTGGGGGCTGGGAGGCGTTCCAGGCCGAGGAACCGGCATTGGCATCGATGTGAATGGCTGCAGCCCAAGCCTCCAAATCATGTGTCTCCAAGTCATGTGGGAGTGGTGGGGGTAGCCTCCTGGCTGAAGCACTTGCTTTCTGCTATCTGTCTGAtctcaggggctggggcaggccaGATGAGGGCGAGGAGCAGGTCACGGGGGATGCTCCTGCTTGGCAGCCGATGGCATCTGATGGGGTCCCTGTTGGTGATGACGCTGCAAGTCCAGTGTGTCCCCAAGTGGGCAGAGCCTGGCCTCCTTGCAGTGGCCACAGTGAGGGTGCCGGTTCCAGTCCTGGCTCTCATTAGCTAGGCTGCCTTGGGCATATTACTAAGGCACCGCTGCCCTCGTCCGTGAGGTGGGACGCTGTGTGTGCAGATGGAGGGCGAAGACAGAACCGCTGAATAAATGCATGCTAGCCGCCACCGCGACGGGGCCCAGGGTCCCCAGGGGCACCACCCGGCTGCAGTctgccttcccacccccaccccaagcaggaGACAGACCCAGAGGATCCGAAGGGGCTGAGAGGACTCCGACGGATCAGAAggcccccaccaccctccctggaGCTCAAGGCAAAATTCCTCTTGTTATTAAACACCAAAGCAAACAGATCTCCACCCCCGCACTCCCGAAACACCTTTATTGCACTAAAAACAGCATTTATAAACAAACACACTTGGGAGAGGGTGTCTTAAGGATTTACCCACAGTCAACTTGGAACACAAAGATATCAAACAGTGCAGGGACATATAAAATGGGCCCTCCCCAGAGGGAAAGCAGGAGTTGGggtcagagggaagggagagggtgcAAGCTCCAAGCATCTGACTCAGTGCAGGCTCCTCTGTCCACCTGCTCCAGCCCACGAGCCTGGTCCTGGGGGGTTCTCCAGGTTCTAGAGTAAAGGGGAGCCCCCCTCTGACAccaggagcagggagcatgaAGGAACAGGCCCaggacagaggtggggaggggagagggggcacaGCAAGGGACCTCAGCTCCAAGGGCCCCAAATCCTCAGTCCCAAAGTGCAAACAGGAACAAGTGCTTTCCCCGGCTATGGGGGAAATTTCCTTCATCCCTCCCCCAGTGGGATTTGGAAACCTAGTCAGGAGAGACAATGTTTGGATGGGGAGGGGTACCCCAGGATCCCCAGGGACTGCGCCGTCCAACCATCAGGCAGCCAGGCCTGGCCCCTGCTTCAGACTGTACCGTTTCTGTTGTGTTAAGCTGGGAAACATCCACAAACATCATTCAAGGACCCACATACGGACACAGTTTTAAACCCATGCAGCACGAAGGCGCACAACCAGGGTCCTCCCCGCCCGCCAGCTTCCACCCACGCTAACCAAAAGCTATTTACTGTGTGGAGTGAAAACCCAACCATCAGTCCCTGGCTATCACTTCCTGGCATCGTGCGGCCAAGGGTGCTGCGCAGGGGGGTGGCAGCCCCCTGCCTTGGAGGGACGGGgcagagtgggggctgggggctacGCTCTGGGCCTGTTCTGAGCAACCCCTCCAGGGGCGGGAGGGTCCTGAGCATGAGGTGGGCTGGCCCAGCAGGGCAGGCGCTGGAGGAAAAGCAGACAGGAGAGctcccaggggcaggaggggagcccGAGCCTCCGCTGTCCTCCCCCGGGCCTTCCTCCACGTCCAGCCCCACAGCAAAGGTGCCTCCCttctctgcctgtcttctcccAGTGGGAGGCACCTGCCTCGCTGACCTGCTCTGCTCTGGAGCCTACCCCAGGTGCGGTGTCTCCTGCAGCCTTGTGGGTGCTGTTGGTGGATCCCAGACCTGGTACTGCTgtctggtgggggcagagggggcggggggggggtgtctggtGGGCCGAGGCAGGAGGACTCTCATGCAACCAAGGGAAATATTGGGCTCAGCCTCAGAACTGGCCACCTCTAGGTCTGTGATCCACTTCTGCGGCCTCCAGGCCCTCTGGGTCCCTGCAGGGTCACTGGGGAACTGGGAAGTAAAGGGTCTCACAGgttcctgccacccccccccgccgGAGAACCCCTTTCCAGAACTCTGAAAGGGGTGAGGCAGCATGGAACTTAGGGCATGGGGTAGCGGGGTGCTCAGCCCTGCAAAGTgtccccttctcttccttggctgccccctctcttcctcctctgaaaaaaTTAACCCATGAAAGATAGTGTTCCGGTCACCGTTGGCAACCCAGTAACCCCCAGCATGGACGGCAGCCCAGCCTGAGTTTGAACAGCCCTCCAGCCCCACTCCTGGCTGCTGGCCTCCTGCCCACAGGGATctgagtgggagggaagggggtcttccctctgccccctggggagcgaaagaaggagggagggagggaggcagggaggggccttTACAAGAAAGGGAGCAGGGAGGTCAGCGGAAGCTCTTCCTCCCCGAGCAGCGTGTCCCGCTTGAGGCTGCTGCCCTTGTTGACCACCTTGATCCTGAGGGCCAGCTTCCGGACACTGGCCGGCCCCAGGCCATCGAAAAAGAAGTCCTCGTTGAAGACGGGGTGGCGGCTGTTCTTGATGATGGTGCTCCGCTGCTTCTGTAGCTTGCCGGGGACCAGGCACAGCCCCACACAGCAGTTGATGCTGTGGGCGTCACACAGGCGGTCATAGAGACCCTCGGCTGCCAGCAGGCGTACCCGCAGGCGGGCCTGGGCCGCCTCATACTCCACCAGCAGCCGCACGCTGCCCCGCAGGCCCATCCGGACCACATGCTCTGCACGGGGCACCTGGCCAGTCTCAGGGCCCGGCTCTGGGGTGGCCCTGCGGGTCAGGCGGCGCCGCGCCCTGGGGCTGGTGTCTGGTGCGCTGTCCTCGGCAGACAGGGAGCCGTGGCGGCCCGCCGAGTGCTTGAGCTGGCTCACTTTGGCCTGGCTGTCCTGGGCAAACCCTTTCAGCAGCGACACAGAGCGTGAGAGCAGAGGGGACCCGAAAGGGGAGGACTCCGCGGAGGACCCTGTGTCACTCTCCCCACCACTGAAGTAGCGGCTGGGGCTCATGAGGgcccccccagcctccctgggcacCCCATCGCCCCCATTGGCCTTGGCGCCCCCCCGACGGCGACCAGCACCTGGGGATCCCACCTGCGCCAGGGCTCCATGCTCGCTGTGGAACAGGGACTCCTTACGCCGCGTGTGGGGGCTCTCCGCCAGTGTGGCAAAGCCATAGGACGTCTGAGCCTTGGGCACGGAGGGCAGGGACATGGCGCCCTGGGCCTGGGGGTCAGCGTTGGTGGCAGCCTCCTCTACCGGCCAGTCCTCCGCACTCTCGATCTGGATCACGTGCcgagtggctgccttcagcagGCTCTTGCTCTCAGCTGCCAACTTGGCAGGCAGCCGGGGGCTCCGGGGGGCTCGGCGGGGTGTCCCCGAGGCCAGGTTCTGCTCCGACGAGGCGGGGCCCAGCTCAGCCTGCCCCTCAGGATCTGCGGGGCCAGCGGGCAGTTTGGGGGGTATGAAGAAGTCAGGGATCTTGTCAGGTGTGAGCACATTGCTGTACAGGGGCCCCTTAGAAGCCTTGTCCCCAGCGTCGCTCCCAGGAGTGACGTTTTCCCCAGACCCCCGAAGACGCTCCAGGAACCACAGGTTGGTTTTCTTCATGGGGGCAGGCAGGACGGAGGTCAGGAGGAGCTCTGCGGAGTctgggaagagaagcaggggtCAGGAGCTGCGGGCTCCCAAATACCGGTGGACTGGAAGAGGGGGCTCCTGGCGCCCGTGTGGGGTCCACAAGGACAAGGCCCTGGTCAGCAGGG is a window of Zalophus californianus isolate mZalCal1 chromosome 1, mZalCal1.pri.v2, whole genome shotgun sequence DNA encoding:
- the C2CD4C gene encoding C2 calcium-dependent domain-containing protein 4C, producing the protein MKKTNLWFLERLRGSGENVTPGSDAGDKASKGPLYSNVLTPDKIPDFFIPPKLPAGPADPEGQAELGPASSEQNLASGTPRRAPRSPRLPAKLAAESKSLLKAATRHVIQIESAEDWPVEEAATNADPQAQGAMSLPSVPKAQTSYGFATLAESPHTRRKESLFHSEHGALAQVGSPGAGRRRGGAKANGGDGVPREAGGALMSPSRYFSGGESDTGSSAESSPFGSPLLSRSVSLLKGFAQDSQAKVSQLKHSAGRHGSLSAEDSAPDTSPRARRRLTRRATPEPGPETGQVPRAEHVVRMGLRGSVRLLVEYEAAQARLRVRLLAAEGLYDRLCDAHSINCCVGLCLVPGKLQKQRSTIIKNSRHPVFNEDFFFDGLGPASVRKLALRIKVVNKGSSLKRDTLLGEEELPLTSLLPFL